In Plodia interpunctella isolate USDA-ARS_2022_Savannah chromosome 17, ilPloInte3.2, whole genome shotgun sequence, one genomic interval encodes:
- the RpS29 gene encoding small ribosomal subunit protein uS14 codes for MGHANIWYSHPRRYGQGSRSCRACSNRHGLIRKYGLNICRQCFREYAHDIGFKKLD; via the exons ATGGGTCACGCAAATATCTGGTATTCTCACCCTCGTAGATATGGTCAAGGATCTCGTTCAtg CCGGGCGTGCTCCAACAGGCATGGGCTTATCCGTAAATACGGTCTTAACATCTGCAGACAATGCTTCAGGGAATATGCACATGACATTGGTTTTAAGAAG CTGGATTAA